Genomic window (Jeotgalibaca ciconiae):
TACCCTAGACTTTTATACAAACTTATTCGATTTTGAAATTGCGAGCCGCAGAGAATTCCCAGAGGATAAATTTGATTTAATCTATTTAAACTCACCAGGCACGTCGGTTCAAATCGAACTCACTTATAATTATGACGCTGAACCATACGAAATTGGCAATGGCTTCAGTCATTTAGGTGTAACGGTTGATGATTTAGAAAAAATGCATGAGATTTGTAAAGCATCTGCTTATGAAACAGGCGAATTAAAAGGTCTTTCAGGCGGCACACCTTCTTACTTCTTTGTAACAGATCCAGATGGTTACCGTATTGAAGTGAAACGTAAAAAATAAACATACAAAAACTCCCACTAAGGACAGTTGGAAAATCAACTGTCCTTAGTGGGAGTTTTTTCGTTTTATTGATCTAAAAATCCTTTTTTATTCATAACATAAGCTGTTCCTACTGATAACAGCATGACTGAAATCAACACATAACTTTGTATTGAACTAAAGTTTTGTGGACCAATGATTAAATAGGGACTTAACGCAATATTAATGGGTACGATTGGATAATGCCATTCTTTTGGTTACTATAACAATAATTGCTTAAGCAAGCGTCTTTTTCCCTCTCCTTTTCATTTTCCAAAAACAGGCGTAAAATAGTTAAATGGAGGATGATGTCATGGAAGAGAAGCGTTTAGATTTTAAACTAGGGTTTGTTAGTCTGGTGACAGGGCTTTTAGTTGGTGTTGTGGTGAGTGGCTTTCGGTTGGCTATTCCCTTTTTGATGGGGATGGTAGGAAAGTTATTGCAGTTTGGACAACAAAGTCTCCTTCACTCACTATTGTTTATTTTTATTTTCGCAACGATTGGTGTCGTTGTATCGTGGAACGTCAAAAAAGAACCGATGATTGGCGGTTCAGGTATTCCCCAAGTAGCTGGTAAATTAAGTAGGCAGTTAGACTTCTCCTGGTTCTCTGTCTTGATTCATAAGTTAATGGGTGGCATTCTAACGATTGGGAGCGGTCTGACTGTTGGCCGAGAAGGTCCATCGGTTCAGATTGGCGCAGCAATTGGACAAGGTATTGCCGAAAAAAGTCATTTAAATAGTCAGAACCAACGTTATTTGATTGTAGGCGCCGCTAGTGCGGGGATGGCTGCCGCATTTAACTCACCCATTTCAGGGATTATATTTGCATTAGAAGAACTTTTGAAACGAACCTCGCGGAGAGGGTTTTTAGCCAGTTCCTTAATTATCATT
Coding sequences:
- the gloA gene encoding lactoylglutathione lyase; the protein is MNQVLVEICLRVRDIEATLDFYTNLFDFEIASRREFPEDKFDLIYLNSPGTSVQIELTYNYDAEPYEIGNGFSHLGVTVDDLEKMHEICKASAYETGELKGLSGGTPSYFFVTDPDGYRIEVKRKK